The genomic segment GGATTTAAGTGTTTTGAAGACTTAAAGGGTGACACTGCAGTAGGCCTGAGGTACAGGAATCTTCAAGTGTTTGAAGCTGTGAAAAACATCAGGAGGCTTTGATGCAGTCCCAgcctgtgctttatttttttaaacaggtcattttcttaaatttatcTGTGTTTTTGTATGAGTTGTCAATGTCAGCATGTCCCTCTGTTCTGTACACTGCACTTAGTTTCATCTGGACAGGAATGCAGCTGTTTATTCTGCAGTTGGTTAATGTGTGACTTTGAATCTATAGTTTGATAGTAGGCACTGTGTAGTTAGTAAAACCATTTTGGCAGGATGGTTTCCTTGCTTCTGTTGCCTTTGCACTTAGAATCCAAAGTCCTTAGtccttcttccctctccagTTAGTTTTTTATAGTCTCTGAGGTTTTTGTGAACCTGTaggatttctttcaaaattattttaataacaggctgcatttcaaaggaaaaacgtttttcagtcattttttcTTACACCAGGCTCTCAAACTCATTTAAGAAGATGATCTCTGTGTAGAAATTGCCACCTACCATTGAAGACAGATAGGAAAAACACAAACTTTCCTCATAGAATGGCTGACTGCGTAGACATTCCTACAGAAACAGCTGAGGAAAATCATGATAAAAGCAGTTTTTGTAATTACAGTGTATGAGAGTGTAATCCATCAAGGCAGGGTATGTCTGATATGGGCAGAAGATTAAACTTGGTggagaagcaaaagaaaattgcagCTACAGTGCAGCCTGTTGAGGCTTGCAGTGATGCTGCTTTGTGGTGACACACTGGGTGGTTCTGTAAGAGTGTGAACACGCAGCAAGTGTGTCCTtaaacagcagctgcagagtgcaggggctgcagaaaCTTCTGTCACTTCTGCTTTAAAGGTTTCAGCTCTTGCTGGGTCTTAGTTCCTTTACGTGCTCCTGTCTCAGGAGTGTCTTGCAATTACCTTGTTTTTCGTCTGACCTGGAAATGATTTTTGTCAGGGAATCCAGAAATAAGTTAAATAGTTTTTCAGTTCAAGCCCTGCTAAGTAAGAGAGTGTGTTTGGCAAGATGGGGTGAAAATGTGGTCAAGATCAGTGGGATTGCTGATGGGGACTGCTCCATCTTTAATGTCCCCTCAGACAAGTTTTCCTTTGGAATGTTGCACTTTGCTGTTTTACTGACTGATGTGGGTGCCTGCTGCTTCCAACACTGTGTTGCTGTAGGTGCTTCATTTGCAAGAGAATTTGCAGCCTTCTGACTTTCAGATGGTTGTATCTAAACTTCTGATATTTCACACTCACCCCCCTGTTCTTAGCCACCTCATTGTCTCTTTTCTCCAAATACCCTCAGCTGTCAGTGATGGTTACTGCAGATCCCAGCAGCatgtgtttttctgctgcagggaaCGGAGAGAGGAAAAGGTTATTTTGCTTTGTGACTTCCAAGTGTTTCTAGACAGATAGAGAGTTGGTTGCCTTTAAGTTCTTGCTCTATTGATGGCAGATGCCCTCCACTGGCAGACTGCCTGTTGTGCTGCCTGTCCTCACATCTAGTAGTGTCTTACTGCAAAAGACCATGAGtagatgtttttaaatttaatttaaaagaaaaattaggtgTCTTTGggtttagctttttttttttagtttttagttgAAGGCAATGAGAACCAGTAAAGCATTGCTCCTGTGTGCAATATTGCTTTGGGTCCTCTGCTATTTGATTTCACTTATTACTTTGATAtcaattactttttatttcacttattaCTTTGATATCAAGGCTTTTTATCTCCCCTTAACCTTTTCTCTAGCATTGATTTATGGTTTGATGTTCTTCCCCCCCCAGCTGACTGTAACTGATTACCTGTTCTTCAAGTTGCTAAATCTTTTTGAAGTACAGCATGTCATTTTTCATAAATGTTAGATGCCTTATTCCCTGTGGACCTAGCCTAGTCTTTCTTGCATTCCTTATTTCTGAAAGTGTCTGTAATctacttttctttaaatatgaagcactaagatttttttgttcACCTTTCCTGCACATTTCTGTGATGATTGCTCTTGTACCTTGTTTGCAATATCCCCAGTTGCACAGAATGTGTGATATTGAGCTCTAGTAATCCAGCTGTCTTCACCAAAGAGGTTGAAAATGTGGGTGAAAGCCTCAACTTCACAATTCTGCCACCTGAAGCCTTAATAACATTCACCCTCTACATATAGTGGACTTTCATTTATGCAGTGATTATTGGCTTCAGCCATCTCCATAGCTTTtgccttctccctccctctgtaTAAATCCCTGTCAACCTCTTTGGTTAGTATCTTGGCTTTCTAAAATGTATCTGCTTTTGTAACAAAGCAGAAGTGAGTGTGTGAATGCATAACAGGGTCAGCAAATATATGTTGAATTTGCTTTGTGGAAGCTACTGACTTATAATTGTTCTCTCTTCCTTAAGCTAAGGCCTATGAATATGTCTTGGAACCATCTCCAATTCCATTACCACTGGAGAAGCCACAGCAAACTCGAGTCTTGCAAGTGTCCTGTGGGAGAGCCCATTCTCTGGTCCTGACAGATAGGGAAGGAGGTATGATATTGCTTGTGCTGATGTCAAGGGGTGCCTGCCCATGCTTTTAtcaaaaacttgaaaaaaattgtcttctgTCCTTTAGAACTATATCCCAGATGGGCTGTTTGCACTGTACATGGGATGCAGGCAGCTGTTGGCCTTTGTGGGATTGCTTCTGCAAGGGAAAACCACGAGCTTCACCTGGCTCAAGTTGTAAATGTCTAGGGAGCTTTTTACTCCAAGGTTTGTGTCTCTAGCTCCAGACCTGGCTGAGTGCAGCCTGTTTGTCTCGTTCGCTCAGATTTGGTTTTGAATGCAGATTTGGGTGACTATGCCAGTACTCCTGTGTTACTTCCCCTTTGAGCCCCAGAATGCTATGTTTATAAAAGCAATGACTTAATTAATAGTCCTTTATAGAGAAGATCCTGTTTGTGCATTGTCTCTCCACATCTCTGGGAGCTGTCTGGGGCAGTGGCTTCAGTGCTGCACCAAGTGATCCAGTGCAGCTTCTTAGTGGGTGAGCTGGTTGATTCATTGATTTCCCACTCCTGTGGGAATCCTGATCTATTCCTGAGTGTCTTGGACAGTAGCAGGATGAAGTAGGCaattcctggctgtgacagACAGTgggctccaggtgctgctgcagtgcctgcagcaaTGCTGCCAGTGCTGTTGGTGAAAATGGATTCAGTCACTTTAAGTGCACTTtgaaaaaagcttatttttacATTGCTCTGCTCCACCCTTCAGACTTAACtgtgtgaaaatattttgtgactTGAAAAGAGGCTTTCAGAGGATTGAGCAGCAATAAAACTAGTGTATTGTGTcattgtttttcagttttcacaaTGGGAAACAATTCTTTTGGACAGTGTGGCCGCAAGGTTGTTGAAGATGAAATTTACAGGTGAGAATTCAAAGATCCTGCACTTTTTGAATGCTGGAAACACAATTGCATGAAAACAACCCTGCAGAAAAGCCTGAAGGTGGCAAAGGTCTGGTAGTATAAGCATACCATTTAAGATTAAGGAGTCTAAGAGCAGGCTTTAGTGCTGCAGGTGTCGTACaagcagcctggctttgaaccCAGGCTGGACACTAGCACTCTGCTGACCACATTCACAAGAGACAAAACAATGTCAGCATGGGACAGTTCTTGCAGGGCATAGTGAGAGAACCCAGCTTTCATAAATTGCTTGAGCTAAGTGGTGTTAGTAGTTGGGATTTCTCCCTTTAGCTGCTCAGAGTACCTGTGTTGTTCCTGAGGATGTTAGAAGTGCCATTTAATCATGAAAGAGTCATCCTTTTGTTAAGTCTGTGCTGTAACTGCCTCTGAGTCTGCAGTGCTTTTccttggttgggttttttgtgggttgtACCAAAGGATGTGCTCAAAGTGCTCTGTATGATAGAGTAAGTGAATAGAGGGAATATGCTGAGTTTCTGATTCCCTAGTAGGaccaaaaaaattcttgttCATTGCTCTGTCTGTGATCCACAATACTTCAACTGTGAAGTTTGAGCTGTACTTAGGTAGCTTTTGTTAGCCTTGATACTAGAAGTCAGTCATTGGATTGTTCATAATTCCTGGTATTGTGAAAAAATGGTGCTGTactgtgctctgggatgtcTGGTTTATCTCTAGCCAGGTGTGGTGTTTATATGGCTACTGCTGTATTATGTGGGGTCTCTGCTCATTCTAGACTAGGGACTGTCTTTGAGGGTTGCTCCTACCCCCAGTCACAAGAGCTTGTATTTAAAAAGTGACAGTTCTTAACTTCTTACACAAGAGAGTGTAGAATTATGTGCCCTCTTTGTGCATGAAGCTGCATGCAAATAAATTTCTCTACTTGTGGTAATGAAGTGGCTTTCAGTAGTGGCAGGTTTAcctttgtgttttttggttgCAGTCTTCTGAAATCCTCTGTGTTGCCTTTTCTCTTCTTGGTGGTTGTTTGGTGTCCAGTGGAAGCCATATCATTCATCAGCTGAGGGAATTTGACAGTGAAGTTGTCCAGGTAAGACTCACTCCTGAAAATGACTTGGAAACCAGCTGAGCAGCCAGGCTCAGAGCATGGCAGTCATTAGCTTGAAGCCCAGTTGAAACCAGTAACaactgcagcaccccaggggTCTGGGGTCCAATCCTGTTTACATTTGCACTAGTGACCTAGATGACAGATCCCTCAGCAGATAGCGGATGATGTGAAACTCTGAGGCGTGACTGATAAACCAGAGGGTGGTGCTGCCATCCAGAGGCTGGAGAAATAGGCCTAAAGGAACCTCATCAAGTTCAGCAGTGGAAATGGCTAAGTCCTGTTGCTGGTGAAGAACATTTCAGACACCACCATGGGTTAGGGATGACTGTCTGGGAAGCAGCTGTgtgggaaaggccctggggTACACCAGACTGACCATGACCCAGCAATATGCCTTGCTGTAGAGAAGGCTAATGATACCTGGGCTGCAGTAGGAGGAGTGTTACCTGCAGGTCAAGGAGATGATGATTCCTTTCCACTCAGCCACACTCAGTACTGTGTCTACTTCTGGACTCTCCATTCCACTACTCTCTTCCTGTTGTGATTTCTTGTTCCCTTTTGTCACTCTTATATTGCTTAGGAGtttaaattttgtgtttgcCTTTTCAGAAATGAGCTGTGAAACTATCCACTTAGACTATCCAGCATTTCTCTAGGTCATGTTCCTGGGAGAGCAAGGGactgcagggcagcagaagcacctgctgtggctgcagtaTTCCAGGCACAGGTGCAGTTTGTTGGTGTGTCTGTGCCCCTGTAGCCATACTCTGTGGGCAAACATTGCTCCTGTTCCAAGGAAGAGTCATTCATTTACACCCACCTGATGAGACTGTGCTGTAGTTCATCCTAAAACTGTTTTGAATTAGGCTTGTAATACTTTTGTTTGGACTTctcatgattttatttttttttaagtgggtTGAATGCTTGGTACTTGTTTGTACTTTGATAACAGCAGTTATGTGCTTAATGTTAGTAGTCACTCTCTTAACTTGTTGATTAAATCCCTTTaatctttgtttaatttttaatgtctaCTTTTGAATGGCTTTTGCCTTGGCTTTAATTCATGCCTGGCCTGTGGCAGACATGATGGCTAGTTCAACATAAATATAGATTTCAGAACAGCAGTGTGCCTGGAGTGCTTACATGGCAAAGAATCCATAGCAGTTTGTAGCTGGCATCAGGAATCATGTGGTTAACATCCTGTGGAGGGAGAGCTCTTATTTACTCTGCTATTTTATTGTGTTGTGCTGCTGAATTGagctttctttccttgttttggATCTTAGAAGAAATCAACTGCAGCATCACTTTCCACAAAGaaaattctgctgttttctgtgttgTATCTTGTGGTTCTTGGCCTTTCCTTCTCTAGAGCCATGTGATCAGGGGAGAAAGGTCAAAATCTGAACTGATGGACATCACAGAGCTTCATTGCTCAGTTTATCTGTCAGTAATGCTTCACTAAATAAAGTCTAAACATGTGAGCTTTCCTGACTAGCTCTGACTTGTTTGTGTGCAGGTTGTGTGTGGGCAGGACCACAGTCTGTTCAGAACCAAGAAAGGTTCAGTCTATGCATGTGGATGGGGAGCTGATGGACAAACAGGtaggagctcagctcagcttgCTTTTCAGGGATTTGGTGAATATAGCAAACTGTCCTAATTGAGGAGTTGTGATGTGTATTTGTCATACATGTGTGGACAGAAAGGGGCTGCCAGTGTTGTGTGTAGATGTTTTCAGTACTCTTGTGTAACCAAACTGAGACAATCCAGTTCATTTTTAAAGCACCTTTGGGATGCTGCCCTGGCAATCCAAGCATGCAGTCAGAGAAGAATGTGTCTGCTGTGTAAAGCTTCTGAGGGGATGTGGAAGTGACATGGGCAGCTTTGCTCTTCAGTTTGGTGGTGGCTTTGCCTTCCTGATTCTTGTTTCAGGGTCTGTTCTGCTCTTTTGAACTGGCAAGTGCTTTGGTAGCTGTTGCATGGGATCATTGGCCAGGCCCTTCTTGTGGTGGCTATTGCTGCAAAGAACTTCCTCCTCACAGTCATTCCtactgtttatttgttttgctgctccCAAAGCTGAGTTCTTCCCATGATTTCTTTGTGCCAATGTAGTGTAACCCAGCTTTCTGTCATCTACATTCTGGTCTCTTTTCCAGGCAGCAATTTTTCATGTAAAGCATTTGCCTTCCAGCCTCTTTTGCCATTTCCCCTGTTGTTGTCTGACTTATAGCAGTGTGCTGTCACTCGTGGCTCTCCTTGCAGAAGACAGGATGCAGCCAGTTAGTATCCCATCTCTGCTGGGATATCTGCCTGGCTCGGTTATTGTTCTTCAAACACTTTGGTCCATACAGACAAGAGATAAGAGACTCCTCAGGGTGTGATTGTATCAAGTTGTTGTGTACTCCAGAGAGGAGGCTTTGGCTAGTGGAAGAGGTGTTTGTGGCTGTGTGTCTGTTGCTGCTGGGAATTAAGCAGTATGGAcagaaagatttatttcagaTGAAGGATGATTTTGTTATAGCATGACAAAAATGGTCCCATGCAGGCATTAAAAGTGTgtctagaaaaaaattcttcataatctactttttttcctttcaggtcTTGGACACTATAACATCACCAGTGTTCCTACTAAGCTGCATGGTGACATTGCTGGAGTAAACATTACCCAGATCTCTTCCTATGGGGACTGTTGTCTGGCTGTTTCAGATGAAGGAGATGTCTTTGGTTGgggaaattcagaatatttgcaGTTGGCATCTGTCACAGAAACCACACAGGTCAGTTGACCTGAGGGTGTGTTTTTATCTGTTTCAGTTCACCTCCTGTGCACAGAGTTAAAAATTGCATGTTTCTCTGTGTTCTGGGTTCTTTTGACAGCAGATACAAACACCACTAGCAGGCTGCTTTTACCAAAACCAACCCATCTGACATGTTTGTGTAGCTTTAGGGACAAGTATATTTCCCTGCTTTGATAGGCAAAGGTTTGTGTCACCTCACTCAGTTTATTAGTCCAAAAAACCCATATTCTTTCTCCATCCCATGGACTTTGCACCAAATTGAGACCCAGCTCAAGTGCTAATTTCAGGACAGGAATTAAGTTTTTTGCTGGCTAATCTAGGATTTCAAGTGATCCTGCTTTAAGCACTTGAAAGTCCCTTTCAGTCAACCTGCATGTGGGTGAATTTTGCATCCTTAGTGGGTTTATAACTGAGTCCTAAACAAATTCCAGTGTCTCAGagataaaaggtttttttgagCAAGCTTACATGGGACATTGGTAGAGTGCTGCCTTCACACTAGGCATTGTACTGAGGTAATCAGGCAGTTGGTCTCATGTTGCAGCTGCTTTAGGAAATGCAGTCAGGAAATCAATTAATACTCAAACTACTCTTGGCAGAAGGCTAAGAGCAGACAATTGTGTTAAAATAGCTTTAGCAAAATTTTAGAAAGCTTTGTTTCCTGTACCCCTCCTGATGTAACCTTCATGTAGGGATAGATGCTGACACCTGTAAGGCCTGAGGACAACGATCAGATGATGCAATGTGGCAGTTTTCCTGGAGGTCTGCAAAATCTGAGATGGGTGAATGGCACATTTACCAAAAATGAGAGTCTTAGCTAAAAGATAGATGCAGTCCAGAGTGTAGAATGGCAGAGCTATGAAATCAAAGATTGCTTTACATATATCAAGCTGTGTATGGATGTTGTGTTGGACTGTACCAAATAAGTgcaattttcttcaaataatttttccctaCTATGTTCAAAAATGCTAGTGCAGACTGAATTTTAGTGATCTAATCCTGTGTTGACTTGAGGACATGCTCACCTATTGACAATCCCAGTGTGTCTGACTTTAAAAGCTGGGGATAAGAAGCAGTCACTAGTCATTCTCAGCCTTGTTGTCATGCATGTGAGATTTCCAGTAGGTAACTTTATCCACCTTGTCCTCACCTTAATGAATTtcttgtagggtttttttttaaggttttttttttagttttgggaCTTGCACTCATTTTATTATTCAGACAATAAAGGTCTAACCAGAACTAGAGAACAAGTTAAAATGTATGTCTGGTTTGCAGTTTGCCTTGTCTCTAACAACTCTCTGCAATCTTGAACAGGTGAATGTTCCCAGGCATTTGCCATTCAAGATTGGGAAGGTGAAGGAGGCTGCCTGTGGAGGGACTGGCAATGTTGTGCTGACAGGTGAGTTCATTTCTAGAATCAGTCACTTTGGGGCAAGGCTGCACAGTAGGTGGATTGTAACACATGATGAAACAAGTATCTTGTTTTCTGGAAACAGGGAAATACTGTAATGAGGAAAACTGGGAGACCCAGAAACGTCATAGAGGAGTTGTTTCAGTAGAGCAGAGCATTGCTTCCAGTCCTGCAGACTAGAGCAAGAGCATGGCAGCTGTTTGCTCTGCTGATCTCTGTTGCTGGTCATACTGAGTGTGGCCTGTAATGAGTGTGGATATAGGGAGGCAGTAAGAGAAAATAGAACCCTTCAGACTCTATATGACATGTTTATAACTCATGAAATAGGATGGAAAGAAGGGAGCTCTGAGAACTGTGAAACTGTGCAGCAGGTCCTTAGTGCCTGTTCTTTGGACTGTCAGTGGCTGAGGAGCATAGCTGGAGGGTTGCTGCATGAAGGAATGAGGGAAGGGATTGTATTGCTTCCTTGAAGGATTATCTCAAGGAAGATGTTCATATTTATAGTGGGAGTATTGTGATGTCCAGAAATTTGAGCTTCTAATATGAAGGGAACAGAGCTAGCTGGCATAGAGGGTTACTCTTTCTTGTGCTATTCAACTGTTGCCTTGCCCAGGCTCCCAGCTTAAGGCAGAATGCCAGGCAGAGTGACATCCAGTTGCTGGTTTGGGCTTCACAGAAGAAAGCCATGATAATAAACTCTGAACCTCTATCCCATCAGTCAGTAAgctgaagtattttttccagctcactcttgtgttttcattatttccccATGAAAGTTTTGTCTAGAGAGCTGGATTTACTTGCACAGCTTAGGAAAAGATTGAGACATTTGGATGGGAATGCATTATTTGCAGattttaaataatcaaaaaGTGTTAGACTGaggtggaagaaaggaaaacttcCGTTTGGTTCTGATTAACTCTTGGTTGGCATGAATTTCACAAGCACAGACTTTCTTACAGGATGTGTTCTTATTGTAATGcagaagaaggaaatgtttttgtCTGGGGATATGGAATTCTTGGGAAAGGACCAAACCTAATAGAGACAGCAGTGCCAGAGGTGATCCCACCCAGCCTTTTTGGCTGGTCAGACTCCAGTCCTGACATCCGTGTTGCTCGTGTTCGCTGTGGGCTCAGCCACTTTGCAGCACTTACAAGTAAGTTTCTCATCCTGCTGTCATGGAGAGGTCGTGTTGCTGTGTCAttggcagaagagaaaa from the Catharus ustulatus isolate bCatUst1 chromosome 22, bCatUst1.pri.v2, whole genome shotgun sequence genome contains:
- the RCC1L gene encoding RCC1-like G exchanging factor-like protein, whose product is MAGLARRLLRRGLAVAAGPPNTRQLREAEEAAPVFQYAGKAARRKDRVFVWGFSYSGALGVPSFVKPDAGWKKPRRIQPTPYRLETEEKISSAACGYGFTLLASNTRDITKVWGMGLNKDSQLGFQRSRRDQTKAYEYVLEPSPIPLPLEKPQQTRVLQVSCGRAHSLVLTDREGVFTMGNNSFGQCGRKVVEDEIYSGSHIIHQLREFDSEVVQVVCGQDHSLFRTKKGSVYACGWGADGQTGLGHYNITSVPTKLHGDIAGVNITQISSYGDCCLAVSDEGDVFGWGNSEYLQLASVTETTQVNVPRHLPFKIGKVKEAACGGTGNVVLTEEGNVFVWGYGILGKGPNLIETAVPEVIPPSLFGWSDSSPDIRVARVRCGLSHFAALTNRGELFVWGKNLRGCLGTGRMEDQYFPWRVTVPGEVVDVACGVDHMVSMVKSFT